The genome window AGGCCGACGCGATCAAGACCTTCGAGACCGTCAAGGGCGGCGGCGGCGCCGGCGACCTGGCCAAGTACTGGATCATGCTGATCAACCAGCAGCAGCGCGGCGGCGGCGCCCAGACCGCTGCCCAGTAAGTTGCTTGCTGTAATGAAAGCCGGTCGCCTGCCCTAATGCTGTTAAGTTAGCCGTGAAACCGTCGTTCCGGCGAAGGCCGGAACCCAAGTTCTCCTGCGCAGACACGGACGCAAACTTGGGTCCCGGCCTCCGCCGGGACGACGCTCAAGCGCTAACTGAACGGCATTAGGGCGCCTGCCCGGCTTTTTTCGTTAACCGGGCCGCCTGCCGGCAAAGCTGTCCCCGCTCCGTCCCGCTTCCCCTGCCATATCGTGCGTACCCGCACATAAGCCCGGCCGAGGCCGCTCCATAATGGCCGCGATTACCCGGAGCTCCCATGACGACCGTACGCAAGGGCCAGGCGCCCGCCAAGCTGGACCGCAACGAATTCCACCTGCGCTTCCGCCGCGCTTTCTACGACCCGGCCTACGAGCAGATCGACCGCGAGCTGGCCGCCGTCGAGGACGTCGCCTGGAAGGCCTATGCCGACAGCAACAAATCCCCGCGCACCGTAAAGGCCGGCCCCGGCTTCGCCGATCCGGACTACGACCTCTCGGTCGAATGGAAGGAGGCGCACGCGCGCCTGCTGGCCGCCGAGCAGCGCCAGAAGGACCCCGCGACCCCCAGCCGCGTCCTGCTCATCAACGGCTCGGCGCGCAACGACGGCAGCTGCCCCGGCGAGATGTCCAAGAGCTGGCGCATGACCATGCTGGCGCGCGAGGTGCTCGAGAGCGGGGGCGTCGAGGCCGACGTGCTCGACCTGAGCCTGCAGATCTCGGACTACGACCGCCACATCTACCCCTGCAAGGCCTGCGTCTCCACCGCCATGCCGCTCTGCCACTGGCCCTGCAGCTGCTACCCCAACCACGCCGAGCGCCAGACCAACGACTGGATGAACGAGATCTACGAGCGCTGGGTGGCGGCCCACGGCGTCATCATCGTCACCCCGGTCTACTGGTACCAGGCCCCGGCGGTGCTCAAGCTGATGATCGACCGCCTGGTGTGCGCCGACGGCGGCAATCCGGACCCCAGCTCGACCCAGGGCAAGGAGGCCGAGCTTGCCAAGCAAATCGAGCAGCGCGGCTGGGATTACCCGAAGCACCTGGCCGGGCGCGCCTTCGGCCTGGTGGTGCACGGCGACGTGGCCGGCATCGAGGGCACGCGGCGGGCGCTGTCGGACTGGCTCAACTGGATGGGGCTGGTGGATTCGGGCAGCTTCGGCCAGCTCGACCGCTACGTCGGCTACTACGAAAACTATGCCGACAGCCACGAGCACCTGGACCGCGACATGGCGGTGCAGGAGGAGGTGCGCAACGTCGCGCGCGCCGTGCTCGAAGCGGTGAAGGAAGTGCGCGCCGGCCGGGTGCGGGTGGTCAGCCATGCCCTGCGCAACCCGCGTCCCAAGTAAAGGCGCTTTGGTATCATGCGCCGCATGACGCCACTCGCCCAACTCATGTACAACATCGCCGGCAGCGCCAAGCTGCCGCTCTACCAGCAGCTCCAGCGCGCGCTGCGCCAGGCGATCGACGAAGGCGCCCTGGGTCCGGCCGCCGCCCTGCCGGCCGAGCGCCAGCTGGCCCAGGAGCTGGGCATTTCGCGCATCACGGTCAGGAAGGCCATCGACGGCCTGGTGGAGGAAGGGCTGCTGGTGCGCCGTCCGGGTTCCGGCAACTTCATCAACACCCGCATCGAGAAGAACTTCGCCAAGCTCAGTTCCTTTTCAGAAGACATGCGCTCGCGCGGCAAGACCCCGCGCAGCGAGTGGCTCAAGCGCACCGAGGGCCTGGTGACGCCCGAGGAAGCGCTGCGCCTGCGGCTGTCGCCCGGGACCCGGGTCTACCGCTTCCACCGCATCCGCTACGCCGACGATCTGCCGATGTGCCTCGAATACGCGACCATCGCGGCGGCCGCCCTGCCCTCGCTGGAGGCGGTGGGGGAATCGATGTACGAGGCGCTGGAGGCGGCCGGGAACCGGCCGGTCAGGGCCTTGCAGCGCCTGTCGGCGCTGCTGCTGAACGCGGAGCAGGCCAGGCTGCTGCAGGCCAGCCAGGGGGATGCG of Massilia sp. KIM contains these proteins:
- a CDS encoding GntR family transcriptional regulator, translated to MTPLAQLMYNIAGSAKLPLYQQLQRALRQAIDEGALGPAAALPAERQLAQELGISRITVRKAIDGLVEEGLLVRRPGSGNFINTRIEKNFAKLSSFSEDMRSRGKTPRSEWLKRTEGLVTPEEALRLRLSPGTRVYRFHRIRYADDLPMCLEYATIAAAALPSLEAVGESMYEALEAAGNRPVRALQRLSALLLNAEQARLLQASQGDAGLCVERLGFLRDGRAVEFCRSYFRGDMYDFVAELNAG
- a CDS encoding flavodoxin family protein, producing MTTVRKGQAPAKLDRNEFHLRFRRAFYDPAYEQIDRELAAVEDVAWKAYADSNKSPRTVKAGPGFADPDYDLSVEWKEAHARLLAAEQRQKDPATPSRVLLINGSARNDGSCPGEMSKSWRMTMLAREVLESGGVEADVLDLSLQISDYDRHIYPCKACVSTAMPLCHWPCSCYPNHAERQTNDWMNEIYERWVAAHGVIIVTPVYWYQAPAVLKLMIDRLVCADGGNPDPSSTQGKEAELAKQIEQRGWDYPKHLAGRAFGLVVHGDVAGIEGTRRALSDWLNWMGLVDSGSFGQLDRYVGYYENYADSHEHLDRDMAVQEEVRNVARAVLEAVKEVRAGRVRVVSHALRNPRPK